A single window of Salmo salar chromosome ssa21, Ssal_v3.1, whole genome shotgun sequence DNA harbors:
- the LOC123729590 gene encoding extensin-like, with the protein MCQLKDSMGVHGCGGGRGDDRGSAKGHPWSPRHHSPPVLPPSPRLHSPPVLPPSPRLHSPPSYHPHLVSTLPRPTTLTSSPLSPVLPPSPRLHSPPVLPPSPRLHSPPSYHPHLVSTLPLSSHPHLVCTLPLSSHPSPRLHSPPSYHPSPRLHSPPSYHPHLVSTLPRPTTLTPSPLSPVLPPSPRLHSPPVLPPSPLLHSPPSSHPHLFCTLPLSSHPHLVCTLPLSSHPHLFFTLPLSSHPHLVCTPPLSYHPHLVSTLPCPTTLTSSPPPYILPPSPRLPLHISYHLYPISILPLSSHSGNYGSSLPDLPPR; encoded by the exons ATGTGTCAGCTCAAAGACAGCATGGGGGTCCATGGCTGTGGAGGGGGCCGGGGGGACGACAGGGG GTCAGCCAAGGGCCACCCGTGGTCACCCCGTCAccactctccccctgtcctcccacCCTCACCTCGTCTgcactctccccctgtcctcccacCGTCACCTCGTCTGCACTCTCCCCCGTCCTACCACCCTCACCTCGTCTCCACTCTCCCCCGTCCTACCACCCTCACCTCGTCTCCACTCTCCCCCGTCCTCCCACCCTCACCTCGTCTgcactctccccctgtcctcccacCCTCACCTCGTCTCCACTCTCCCCCGTCCTACCACCCTCACCTCGTCTccactctccccctgtcctcccacCCTCACCTCGTCTgcactctccccctgtcctcccacCCCTCACCTCGTCTCCACTCTCCCCCGTCCTACCACCCCTCACCTCGTCTCCACTCTCCCCCGTCCTATCACCCTCACCTCGTCTCCACTCTCCCCCGTCCTACCACCCTCACCCCGTCACCACTCTCCCCCGTCCTACCACCCTCACCTCGTCTgcactctccccctgtcctcccacCCTCACCTCTTCTTCACTCTCCCCCGTCCTCCCACCCTCACCTCTTCTGCACACTCCCCCTGTCCTCCCACCCTCACCTCGTCTgcactctccccctgtcctcccacCCTCACCTCTTCTtcactctccccctgtcctcccacCCTCACCTCGTCTGCACTCCCCCCCTGTCCTACCACCCTCACCTCGTCTCCACTCTCCCCTGTCCTACCACCCTCACCTCGTCTCCCCCTCCATATATCCTACCACCCTCACCTCGTCTCCCCCTCCATATATCCTACCACCTTTACCCCATCTCCattctccccctgtcctcccacTCTGGCAACTATGGCTCCAGCCTGCCAGATTTACCGCCACGCTGA